CAACAAACCTGACTAGCTCAGACAACAGAAGCCCTGACAAACAAGGCAATCTGAGATGGCAGACTAAGTCTCCTTACCCACACTGTCACTGCTTTGCTGCTTTTAGTCCCAGAGACAAAAAAATATGTAACGATGCCTTGTGTAAATTTAGAATCGCAGAACTACACTGACTGGGGAAGAAATACAATGCATCCCTTAATTGTGTTGAATTTATCAAAATAAAGTAGGTCATGCATTGAAAAATAAGGTCCTTACCATATCCCGATCGCCTGTAAAATGTCAATTAGTTGGGCCATTCGTCGGTTACCCCACCTTGAAGTACAATATTGTGTCTTAATGACGTGTGTAGACTGCTCACCCAGGTAATAGGTACTTAAGAGAAAAGGTTGGGCACGTTGTATAAGCATCAGAGACGGCCATATCGATAATTTGAGAAAGGACAACAGTAGATTCGTGAACGTCACAAAAAGTCAACTAGTTCTTAGTAATTGTCAGTACGGCAAACCCAGATCATTCATTGAAAATAGCCAACTGAAAATCTCCAGCAAAAAGTTTTTGAAACGTGGCTTCTAACTTCCAGTGATAAGTAGCAAAGACGTCAGATGCCTTGGTCAAACCGAGGATAATTTTCAGCGTTCCGAAGGCTGTTGGGTTTAATCCCTGACTGACAGATTTGAACCCGCTGGTATTGTGTCGTGTCACACATGTGAGAAACTCAATGATCTAGATCATTATTTTCTTCAGCTGGGAACTCCATTGGGGGTCACTGACAAAATGAAACTATGATGTATTTTCTCTTAAAATGAATCTATGGCGCCAGTAAGGTCCGATGACGTCAACTTGGTTATATGTTGGCATCcgtatatcaaagactgcttctAAAAGTAGGTAAATCTGTATTCAAAGTCATGCGTGAAAGTGTGAATGTATGAACCAAAAGAGTTAGAGTCATGCCCGAATTACTTTCTGATGGGAGCATGTCACGGTGTGGGTATGTGCAGTACTTTACATGGACAGAACTATATATTGAGAAATTACATCAAAAGTGCACAAATACAATCACAAAGCATCAACCAATAGTTGCGTATAGAAGATGGATAAAAGATACAGATGATAAAGAAAGGAATAGAGAAACAAAGCAATGAGTACATTCTTGTGAGaaacttttaaaacaaaataatggAAAATGACAACCTATGGTAGAtaggaaggaaaaataaaaatagatacatgtaaatgaggaGATTAGGACAGATGTGTGCTGTAACAATAGTATAAACCAAGGACAGCGGACAGGCATTCTGCTGAGACGCATGTGAATAGATGTCAGGTTTGCTGACGCGTTGCTAGTCGAGTGTAAGGCCACAAGTAGCTTATATTGTTCAAGTGACGTCTCTGACGCAAGCTAAGCAGGAAACTTTTTGTCGCAGATTTTTTTAGCCCCAGCCTCTCCTATACTTTTCTTGTGTTGTCCTCGGCTTTATCAGACATACATTTTCAATCTTATACACGTATTTAGTACTTGACTTATGTTCTCCCTCAACACAAAGACGAACAACACAGCAACATCACGCATCTTTATTAAGCCAAATCTATCATAGAACTTCACGTTCGACGAACTCTTTGGTGCAATATGAAATAACAGCCAATTGATTTAAAAGCTGGATGTGTAGAACTGATTTCATCTCTGTCATTTCTATAAGAGGCGTAATATGGTCTACACAAAGCATTAAGTACTTGTCTGCTATGACGCACGCGCACATTTGTCCCCCTTGACAGTTTTCAAGCCCACGGTCGCTGACTCCACGTGCGCAGGTGCGTAGGTTTCTCTTTATGAGGTTGTAGTGGTCGACCTCGACTCATTCTTTTCCTTCCGTCATTGTCTATCTCTTTTGACGTCTTTACCAACACAACCTCTACATAAGGCCCGCCGACTTCTCTCACCTACCAGAACGGAGCGACACCGACAGAATGTGGCGGTTTGGGATGGtgctgtccgtggtgctgattcTAGTGGTGGTGGCGGCCACCGTAGGACATTCTGCCGGCTGCTACATCATCAACTGTCCCCGGGGCGGGAAGAGAGCGCTGGAGAACAGGAGCGGGCCGGCTGCAAGAGAGGTGCGCACGTTTCAATTGTTTGATGTTTCCAACTTTGAATTGTTTTTTGGACGAGTTAATAAAGGGTATGAGCGTCGTGGGCTATCCACGTGGGGATGAATAGCAATCTTGCTTTGGTgatgattgaatgaatggattTATGAAATCATAGCGCTTGCAACTGGTCCATTCTTTAAGATAAGCCACTCTTTATTGGTTGGCAAAACGATTGCTGTGCGTTCTGTGTCCGAAGCCTCACAAGCGTGACCACATTGGGAAGAAAGGCTTCATGAACGTGTATTTTCGAGGAGAATAGGAAATACTTGGGAACACTGTAGGGGTAAGGTAGATGAAAGGGGCaagatgacagaaaaaaagaccaGCTTCGGCTGGTGTATGACTCTGGTCCACCGGCGATATGGGCATCTATCTTTTATTGCATAACGTGTCCATTCCACTTCCGTCCACATACCTGTAGAGATGTAGTATATGCATTGGCTCAGTGCCTTGTGCGACACGCTAACTTCCCGTAGTTAAACGGCTAAAAGCAAACGTAGAGAGTTACAAAGTTCATATGGTCAATTAGGTAGTACTGTCTTGTGTTTGCATTAGACAATGCAGGCATCCAAACGTGACCAAACAACTTTTGTTTattgaaaagtacatgtaaatataaaaataaaagtacGAGGACAAAGTGACGGCTTACTCAAGTTGTACACAACTTGCCGCCACTTGTACATAAACTGAAAATGATAGATGCTATATTACACAGGACTAGAATAAGTAAATGATTGGATAAGAATAAACATACAAGAAAATACGACAGTGAGCATGAGccaccccccccaccccctaccggtagcaaaaataaaataaaacagagaATTATACCTGAACTTAAAAACGAGTTGAAAATATAATGATTAATGTAAACATGTGTGGCGGATATAATTTGACAACTAACTTTAGAAGAACAAAAAGGACTTCCACATGAATTAGCATGAGTTTGACATTGTTTGGAAGGGTATCAAAATTAACTACATGTTTAGGTAACCCAGATAGCTTTTTTCGAAGAGAACTGAGCGCTGGTAAGTATGGGTATGGCAGCGCAATAGGTAATGTGTAATCGTTTCGTATGGACACCCGCAGTTGCAGGCTGGACTTGAAACAAGACCCCGAGTAAAAAGACTGTGATTAAAGCTGCACTGCATGTGCCCATACGAAGTCGTGAAATGAGAATACAGGAGAGTTGAGAATTGAAGCTAAAATGACAGAATTTGGGAGGGCGTCCCGATTTAACCACTTGTTATTAGACCATGAATTAATCTTTTCTAAATCAGAGTTGAGTGAAAGTGCGGCGTTGATTGGGTTATCAATAATTTGGAGCAGTGAGCTATCATCAGCAAATAGAAAAGGCTGAGAGGAAAAATAAGGGGCCGAGAACAGAATGGTTCGAATGATTTGTTTAACAAAAACCGTTTTGCTCTAAGCGCTGTAGAAAAAACGCTCTTTAAAACGTGTTGTTTATTTTTAGTTACACgtaaaattatcaaatatcaaaaaagtgttttgaGTGAACTGTTAGTTGCATATGAACAATTACAAACATGTTTACGTCCGTCTCTCATTCTAACTTTCGCAGAAACAAATACTTACCAGCCGCGATCAATACGTTCGCTGCCTCAACCAGACATAGGCCTATAGGGTACACAAATAAAATTTTGGGACACAATCATAAATTATGAAGTATTCTATCAACATGCACCAAATTTGAGATTATTGTGGTGATCACTTTCCAATCAAAgttcttttgaaaatcagtaaatAGCGGATGACAACAGGGGTGAATTGTAATCAGAACTATGTATGTCGTGCCGTGGCATCTTCAAAGAAATTGTCCAAATGATTGATGATGAATCCCTTTCAATTGGCAAGGAGTAGGTATCTGACTTTCGGCGCTAGCAGAGCTAAGGGTAACCAGCACTCATCAAGTCACAGCTCAATGCTCCTCCTCTCTGACCTAATTTTACCGATGTGCAAAAAGACGTCGCCTTTAAGCGAATGATCAGAATGATTTGAATTTAGGTAGACATTCATTCACAAAGGCCTCATGCCTACGCCCCGAAATTTAAGCTGCGTATCTTATTTCTTTCTGGGTGAGACTGCGAATATGTTTAATGCCCCTCGTAATAAGCGAATGATATATCTGCTAACTTAATCATTTTTGTGTTGATTGTTTTAACGACGTTGCTCATTACAAGGAAAATGCAAGGAGATCACTTGCAGGCTCCAGGCTCCGGTGGAAGATAAAGATGACTACATACGTATGCCATGAGATGGCAGCGAGGGTTGGTTTTGAGGGGCTTGTATTCATGAGATTAATAGTTGTCATGGAGAGAGGTCTATAATGTAATTATTGCAGTCTATGAAAAGAACTGTAAGACTTTTGTATTTGGTGATCCCAAGTTCTAAACGTTTTCTGTTTATACCGTACAGACATCAATCGCAAAATGAATTTCTGATTCTTGAAATGAATTAATCATATTGTATGCCTGAACTGGCGTCCTGGCCCGAGTGTTTAATAACATCCTCACCCATGCATGCGACAGGCCTGTTTCTATGACATTACCGATGATTAAAGAAACGCCATGTGCGTTCCCCTCAGGCGTTTGAGGCACGATCCGCTGACAGCGGTGGAAGAGGTGAAACGTGTAACTGGTCAAGTGTACAATGACGAGACGTTCATCAGATGTCAGGCCAAATAAACTAGATTTGGTATTTTTATCAAGATTCTTAATCTACCCCTTTTATTTGTCCTAAGATTACTGGCCGatgataaaaagttttcaagaaaaataactTAGGACACAAACTAGTGATGAATATGAATGGTTCACGAAACGACTGAGTACATGTTCTTCAGAAAATGTTCTTTGTTCATATTAACGCGGGTATAAAGTGTGATTATGGTACCTGATACTTGTCATAGCTGTTCGATAATGAGCCAGTTATGGTTCCTGTTGGCGTATGCAAGCAATTATTACCAGCGCCCACAATCTTAGTACGTTAGAAGGGGAAGCAAAAGCGTCAGAAAAGTTTCATTAAAGTACGAATCCAGTTTTGTAACTGAGCCGTAtcatgtttgaaaaacaaacccttTGCCAACTTCCACAACTTTGACTggcgttgtgttgtgttgtgttgtgttgtgttgtgctgtgttgtgttgtgttgtgttgtgttgtgttgtgttgtgttgtgttgtgttgtgttgtgttgtgttgtgttgtgttccgCCAATACGGTGACGTCTACAAGCCCCCAGGCGACACCAGAACATTTCTGCAAAAAGATGCGGCACTAAAGAAAATAGAAGATCATCCTGCTATAACCGCTTAGTTGCATCACTGACACTTCTTTACCAAACGTGCAGACGCTATAGCACAGAACTTTAATATCTGGAAATGTCAAACGTCTCCTCTTGGAGGCCTGTTCTGATGTGAATGACAGGTGAATACCCGGGTGCAGGAGGTAAGATTCCGTTTATATAAGCTGTGCATAAAAAAACTGCACGAAAGACAAGAaaggtcgcggggtgaagcggCGGAAGTCGATCCATTATTGTTCTCCGCCGTTACATCTGACAGGATGATGACTGTTTGGACTCTCGAGAATTTTAACTCCTCAGTAGTGGAAAAGTACTCTAACAGCCTCCTACGTACAAATCAATGTTCACTGCACTAGCCCGGGGCTCGAGCGACAGGTTTAGTTCTTGTCGTTCATGTTAAAGTTATACTGTTGCATGTTGTATTCGTCCGggaactaaaaaaaatgaaggtGAACTTTCTGGATCATGGAAAGCACCTTGTTAATACTGAATGATTCTATATCCGATTCAAATCATTTTTTGCAAGCTGTATGTTAGGCTCCTATTCGATGACATTGAAAGCAACATAGTGGAAATGCAGATGCTAACACACTCATATCATGTAAACGTTGCTCTTTCCCCTCCCTGCCTTAATCGTAGTGCCCTCGCTGCGGGCCGTCGCTGTCGGGCCAGTGTATCGGGCCCACCACGTGCTGCAGCCCGCAGGCCGGCTGTACCCGCAGCCTGAGAGTGGCCCTGGAGTGCTCCATGGAGAACCTGGTGCCCGTGCCCTGCAGACTTAGCGGCCCCTCCTGCACCCTGCCCGGCCAGCAGACGGGCACCTGTGTGGGAGAGGGCATGTGCTGCATGGACGGAGGTAGTACACAAGGACTCCATGTTTACAACTGCAAATATGGCAATACCTAGCTACGGATATCCCTGTGAATAGATTGTTGATATCTTTGCATGTTTCAAGAGACGCTGCGAAATTTAATGTCAATCAACAGTTCCATGATACAAATCTGGGGTAGATAACCTGGGGAGATGCACATGGGGTCTCAGGACCACCTTTTAACACTGGAGAACGTACTAATTTCATataagttcgaaaatgggtcaCCTGCCATTCTctgtcggtactgcagcgggctgtGTATTTATGTGACAGTGTGCTTTATTTAACAAtttaactcgagaagctgtgggtGGTTCTGCATCATATTTGGTGGATGGGTAGGGGGTTGCAAAAAGGATGGTCAAGTTTGATAGTGCGTCTTCTATCGGCaagttattgtactgcagcggTGATTCAAAGTTGAAGGTCAAATTTTCTACGAGTGACAGGTCCATGGCGTTTAGTAGTGGCAGGGAGCAAGTTTGGGCAAGTTTGTTCCACACAATGAAAGCGGTTTGTAATGTACGAACGGTACCTTcctctctttttttctcttcagaAAAATGCAGTCTTTCTCCAGAATGCTCCATGAGGACCGCTGAAGACGAAGAGGCAAGAAGGCAAGAACGACGGTCGGTCCTGCCCAACTGGGTTCTACCCGGGAACACCCCTCCGGACATCCAAAAATGGTGGTGACGGACCACAAGCAGCCGCCTTACATGGGTTTTAATCTAAGAACCGCAGGCTCATTCCACTCGGAGGggtgaaattgaaaaaaaaaccctcaaTATATCAATTGTTGTGAAATAATAATGGTAAATAGAATCACTGAGAGATTTTATTCAGTGGAAGAAAAGTCAATGTGGATCGAAAGACTGATCAGGATCAGGACATCCCTTTTAGATATTCTTGAATGGAATGATCCTTCCGTTCTAGCTGTTTTGGAAAGGGTGGACTATTGAAGTTTTTCATGGACCAATAAATCCAGATAATCAATTCGCACAATGAAGGTTTTAGCGGAGACACAGCCAAGCATGTATACCTGTGGTAAGACATGGCGAATTTTGCTATCAACTGAGAAGCTTTTTATTGGCTGAAACCGTTCTTGTAGTCTTCTTCATGCCCATGTCTACAGATATTAACAGATATTGGAAAAGCAATAGAGCAAACCTTATCGGTTCAATGGTCATCGTCCATGACGTGAAGCCAAAACACTAAAACGTCACAGAAGTCTAAAAGACGACTGGTTTCATCGGCCAGTGGAGCGTTTGTTGTAATATTGGTTCTGTACAGGATCAGTTGGTAACGGGAAACCTCCAAGCTATGTTACCGCCGGAAGACAAATGCTTTTTAGCTAGAGTAAATAAAGTGgattaaagaaaacaatttatCGTCTTTTTCTatgttgtcatttctatgtgtaACGTGTGCAATAAAAGGGTTCTTCGACTTTATTTTCACGGCTGCCTGTCGGATGATGGTTCTTGTCAGCTGCAGGCTAGACAGGATGAAGATATAATCATAGTGTAAGGAGGTGGACGGGTACAGATCGTGACCTTCGTCAAGACATTCTGCTACATCTTGAGACAGCATTGAGAGTTGAAGTCGTCTGAGATTCGTGGTTTAACCTAGTTTTCAACCGACACAGCTTTCGTCGTGTCTTTATCCGTGTAAAATCGCGCCGGTTATAATCTGATCTGatcttatataacgttatgataaGGATGAATGGGGCGGTATGATTGCACGTCAATGTCTGAGAAAGGCCCGAGAAATGTTGCATATGATACATCTATCAACTATGGGATAAGCCACTGTTGTATGGTCACAGTTAGTAAGTACTTGATAATTTATTTGGCAGTGActtattatttcatactttattATAAAGTATAAGAAGACTTCTATGTTTGTTGAACAGTTTCTAGGATACCCTCCCAACTAAGTACTAACGTACAAAACATTAGTACAAAACATTAGTTTCTGACATTAATAAACACAATCCCAAGACACAGGCATACCATCCGAAAATGTTTCTACTCTAGAGGTATCATTTCTTTGgttttgtctttttcctttTCGCCGGTGGCTTTACGCAGGGTTTGGTGACCAGTTTAATAATCCCCTGCGAGTACAGCTCCGCTAGTTTGAAGAACTCCTGGTCCATGCGATGCCAGGGGTTCGTCCTGCCGGCGTCCACGGTGGTGGCCTGTGCCGGGGCGTGGTACCGCAGGCGCCGCCCCACACGGTCTTGGGTGAACGGCCAGAATCCGTAAACTATGACCTCATCACAGAAGGACAGGGCTGCACTGATCACATAGAACCCTAAACAATGAGATGTGAGAGTTTTATATTGTAAGTTCCTGTACGGAAGACTCAGTTTTACAGTGCCTAACCACCTAAAAACGGAGGGCAAACTTTCATGTAGGCTTATTCAACTTCACAGATTGCGCGTACACATAAGATGATGACTACGTGTGGCGATGCCACTTTCCTGGCGCCTACAGGCCATTCGTGTGATCCTCTGAAG
The sequence above is drawn from the Branchiostoma floridae strain S238N-H82 chromosome 4, Bfl_VNyyK, whole genome shotgun sequence genome and encodes:
- the LOC118414749 gene encoding vasopressin-neurophysin 2-like — translated: MWRFGMVLSVVLILVVVAATVGHSAGCYIINCPRGGKRALENRSGPAARECPRCGPSLSGQCIGPTTCCSPQAGCTRSLRVALECSMENLVPVPCRLSGPSCTLPGQQTGTCVGEGMCCMDGEKCSLSPECSMRTAEDEEARRQERRSVLPNWVLPGNTPPDIQKWW